In Candidatus Cetobacterium colombiensis, the DNA window AAAGACTTTTTATATCTTCCTAAAAATTCATATTCTTTTGCAAAATCTAAGTGAGCATTATAGATGTCTAAATCTAAAAATATAGCAAAATCATAACTACTTATAGCTTCGACTATTTTGCCTGCTCTAGAATATGCATTTCCTAATAAAAAATATACAAAAGCATCTCCAGGTTTGTTATCTAAAAATGTATTAAAATAATTTATACTTTTAGTATAATTTCCTAACTCATAGTTTAAATATCCTAAAAACCCTATTGTATCACTATCTTTTTTCCCTAGAGCTCTTAATTTTTCATAAATTTCTAAAGCTCCATCACAATCTCTTTTATAAAAGAGAATTGTTCCCAATTTTTTTAAATTTTCAATATCATTTGCTTTTGTTAAAAGTTGAAACCTTATTTCTTGTTCTTGATTCAATAAATCTTGATTATTTACATCTATTCTTTTTAAAATCTTTTTTCTTAGCATTTTAATCCCCCTTAGGTTTTTTAAAACTACTCTCTTGAAAATTATATCACATTTTTTATTTTTATTTAATACTTTTTAAAATAAAAAAAAGAGCCTAAGCTCTTTTTTAATATATCTTATAATGCTGCTTTTGCAGTTTCTGCTAATTTAGCAAACTCTGCTGCATTGTTTAAAGCGATATCTGCTAAAACTTTTCTATCTAACTCGATTCCTGCTCTCTTTAATCCGTTCATTAAAGTTGAGTAAGTTAATCCGTTGATTCTAGCTGCAGCATTGATTCTGATGATCCATAATTGTCTCATCTTTCTCTTTCTAACTTTTCTATCTCTTGTTGAGAAAGCCTCTGCTCTCATTACAGCTTGTTTAGCTTGCTTGAACACGTCACCTGACGCACCTCTAAATCCTTTAGCAGCTTTTAAAACTTTTTTATGTCTTCTTCTTCTAACTATTCCAGTCTTAACTCTCATTTAATTCTCCTCCTAAAATTGGTCCTTGGCAATAATATTCCTAAGAATTATTATCTTCCTACTCCGTATGGTAATAATCCTTTTAAGTGCTTCTCTAATGTTGAAGTGATTACTGTATCCTTCTTTAATCTATTCTTTCTCTTTCTTGACTTCTTTGTTAAGATGTGGCTCTTTCCTGGCTTCTTAACAACGAATTTCCCTGTTCCAGTAACTTTAATTCTTTTTCTAGCACCTCTATGAGTTTTCATTTTTGGCATTGTAATGTTCCTCCTCTCAAATTCTTCACTATTTTTTTGGCGATAAGATCAAATATTTTTGCTTATCATTATATTTTTTATCAACATCTGCGACTTCAACAAATCTTTCAGATATTTGATCTAACATTTCAATTCCTTGATCAGCGTACATTCTTTCTCTTCCGTACTGAACAAGAGTTATCTTTACTTTATTATCTTTTTCTAAAAACTTTTTAACTTGAGCTATTTTTGTATCCATATCGTGCTGATCTATTCTAGCTCTGAACTTAACCTCTTTAACAATTACTTGTTTTTGGTTTTTCTTAGCTTCTTTAGCTTTTCTAGTCTGCTCGTATTTATACTTTCCATAATCCATTATTTTACATACTGGCGGCGCAGCATTTGGAGATATTTCAACTAAATCTAATTCTTTTTGCATAGCTAATTCTAAAGCTTCTGCAGATGACATAATCCCTAATTGTTCCCCAGTTTCAGAGATAATTCTTAACTCTCTACCTCTTATCTTCTCATTAATTCTAACTTTGTCCGAAATAATAGACACCTCCTATTAACTATCAAATAAAAAAAACAGGACGTAAAATTCCTGTTAAACTCAAATAATTATTAAGGCTAGCCCTAAACAAAAATTTAAATAACCATTATGTAGGTCATACCCCATAAGGTGAGAAACAGGAAGTCTCTTCTTGATAAATCTTTTTCATTGTCTTTTATAATTATAACATGATTTCACAAAAAGTCAACTGAATTTTTTATTGATTTTATTGAGGTCCTCCTATATAGGAGGACCATTTTTTATTTTACTCTTCGCTTGAAGAAGTTCCATACTTTTCTATTAACTCTTTATTTTCATTTTTTTCTTTTTCTAATTGAACTTTTTTTATAGAAAGTTTTATTCTTTTCTTTTCAGTATCTATTTCAACAATTTCTGCTAAAACCATTTGACCTACTTTAAAAGAATCTTTTAAACTTTTTATAAAGTCTTTTGAAGCCAATTGAGTAGGAATAAATCCATCTACTCCCTCTCCTAACTTAACAAACATTCCAAAATCTTGGATATTTTTTATTTCTTTTTCAACTCTATTTCCAACTTTATAATTTTCTAAAGCGATATCCCAAGGATTTTTTGTTAAATCTTTTATACTTCCCTTGATTTTTTGATCTTCTAAGTTTAATTCAACAACTTTAAATTCAACTTTATCTCCTTTTGAATATTTCTTAGATCCAACCCATGCAAAGTCTGAATTATGAATAAATCCATCTACTCCCTCTTCTACTTGTACAAATATACCAAAAGGTTTTACTTCAACAACAGTTCCTTCCACTGTTTTTCCTACAGCAAATTTTTCAGCTGCATTTTCCCAAGGATTTGAACTTAATTGCTTTATTCCAAGTTTCAATTTTCTTTCTTGTGGGTTTAGCTCTGTAATTACAACTTTAACCTCATCACCTAATTTAACAAAGTTGTTAACGTTTACTTTCTTACTTGTCCATGAGAAATCTGAACTATGAATTAATCCTTCTACACCTGGAATTAATTCAACAAAAGCTCCGTAATTAACTATTCTTGTTACTTTACCAGTAACTTCTTGTCCTACTTTATTATTCTCTGCAATTATTTCCCAAGGATTTTTTGTTAAAGCTTTTATAGATAATTTTACGTTTCTCTTTTCTCTTTCAATTTCTATAATTTTTGCTTCAATTACTTGACCTACTTTATATAATTTATGTAAGTCTCCTGTTTTTTTCCAATCTACTTCTGATATATGTATAAATCCTCTAGTTCCATCAAGTTTCACAGTTAATCCAAAATCTAGAACTTCTAAAACTGTAGCTTTTACAACTTCACCAATAGATAATTTGTCTATTGCTTCTAATTCTTTTGCTGCAACAATTTCTTTTCTCGATAATAAAACTTTCTTACCTTTTTTATCTTCTTTTACTTCTTTTACAATAACAGCAATTTCTTTCCCTACAAAATTTTCACCTTGCTCTACTGGGATTTCAGATAATGAATTTGGTAAGAAGCTTTGTTGATGAAATACGTCTACTATGTATCCACCTTTTACTCTTTTTAATATTTTTCCAGTGATTATATCGTGATTCTTATATGCTGCCTCTAGTTTTTCAGCTCCAATTTCCATATCAATTCTTCTCTTAGAACCAATTAAAACTAAAGAATCATCTTCTTCTGCTTGTGATACCACTAGAACTTCTACTTCATCTCCTACATTATAATCTGTCAACTCTTCTGTTCTTACTCTTATAGCTTTTGGTTCTCCAGGCACTTCTAAATATGTAAAGTTTCTATCCATATTCATTATTGTTCCAGTAACCTTCTTTTTTATTTCTTCATCCTCTTTTACAGGCATATACTCATTTAGTAATGCTTCAAATTCTTCATAGTAATCAAAGTTAGACATCAAAGTTCCCCCTTATTTTATTTTCTATTTTTTTTATAATATCTTCTGGTGTCGATGCTCCAGCTGTTATACCAACTTTCATATTTTTAGAAAATATAGATAAATCTAGTTCAGTTTCATTTTGAACTAAATAGCTTTTTAAATTCTCAGCTAGTGCAACTTCAAGAAGTTTTTTACTGTTTGAGCTCTTTAAATCTCCTATTACAATAACTATATCGCATTCTTTTGCTAATTTTTTAGTAGCTTCCTGTCTTTCACTAGTTGCTCCACATATCCTATCAAATATCTTAGCTTTTGAATAGTTTTTTTCTAAATATTCTTTTATCTCTAAAAATTTACTTTTATTTAACGTCGTTTGTGTTAGTACTGAATATTCTTTACTACTATCCACTGGATTTTCTTTTAATTCTTTTAAATTTTTAAAAACTTTTACTTTTTTTCCAAAAGAAATTATTCCTTTAACTTCAGGATGCTCTTTATCTCCAATAAAAATTATTTCATCACCTAAAGCTTCTTGTTCTAATAAAATTTCTTTTATTTTATCTACAAAAATACATGTAGCATCATAAATTTCAACCTCTTTATTTTTTAATATTTCTACTATTTGAGAAGTTGTTCCATGAGCTCTTATTATAATTATATCCCCTTTTTTTAGAGAATCTTTTCCATTTAAAATATCTTCTTCGTTTACAGTAACAAATCCAATATTTTCCATTTCTCTTACTACATCTTTATTATGAACTACCATTCCTAAAATATATTTTTTCTTATCCTTATAATTAGATATTTTATAACAAGTTTCAACAGCTTTTTTTACTCCAAAACAAAACCCCATCTTTTCAGCTCTTACTATCTCCACTTTAATTACTCCTCGTTAAACTTTTTCACTTCTATTAGATCAATTAAATCTGCAATCATTTCATCTTCATCGGCTCCATCACACTCTAAAGTTAAAACTCTACCTTGCTCAGCAGCTAAAAGCATTAATCCCATTATACTTTTTCCATTTATAACTTCGTCTTCAAATATAACATTTATATCTGAATCATATTTACTTGCTGTTTGAACAAATAATGAAGATGGTCTTGCATGTAATCCAGCTTTATTTTTTATTGTAACTTCCACTCTTTTCATAAATTTAATTTCTCCCTTCAATTTTTTCTAAATATTCACTCAGTATATTTTTAACTTCTTGTGAATCTTTAGATTTTAATATATTTTCTTTTATAATTTTTAATTCTGATATTTTTATTTTTCTAACTAAATTTCTAATTTTAGGAATATATGCTGGTATCATACTTAAATCTCTCACTCCAAAACTCAAAAGAGCTATTGCAGCTAATTCCTCTCCAGCCATTTCACCACAAACTGAAACTTTTTTATTCTTTTTTATTCCTGCATTTGTTACTATTTCAATTGCTCGCATAACTGCAGGATCATAACTATCGTACAATTTTTCTGCTATTGGACTATATCTATCTGTTGCTAATATATATTGCGTTAAATCATTTGTACCTATTGAAAAGAAATCTACATGATCTATAAATATATCTGCTAACATAACATTTGAAGGTACCTCTACCATCATTCCAATTTCAATATCTTCTTTAAATTCTTTTCCTTCTTGTAAAAGTTCAGCTTTACATTGATCAACTAATTCTCTAGCTTCTTGTATTTCTCTTAAGTTAGTTATCATTGGATACATCATTTTTATATTATGATGTTTTGCTGCTCTTAAGATTCCTTTAATTTGATTTTTAAATAAATCTTTATCAGATAAAGTTAAACGCATCCCTCTACAACCTAATGATGGATTTTCTTCATCAACCATTTTATAGTAAGATAATTTTTTATCTGCACCGATATCTAAAGTTCTTATTACTATTGGTTTATTTAAATGACTTTGATCAAACTCTCTAGCTATATTTTCATAGATTTTTTTTTGCTTATCTTCATCAGGAAACTCAATAGCATCCATATATATTAATTCTGTTCTTAAAAGTCCTATTCCATCAGGTCTTTTCCTGCTTACTTGAGTTATATCTAATCTAGCTCCAATATTTAAGTACAAACAAACTCTTTCACCATCTAAAGTTATAGTTTCTTTATCTATAGATTCATTTATTTCTTTTATTTTATTTTTATATCTATTCTTTTCTTCTTCAAATTTATTTAGTGTTTTAATATCTGGATTAGTTACAACTTTCCCCTCTATTTTTGTTGTATCCAATATTATTTGATCTCCCCAATCAACTGAAAAAATATCATTTCCACCCATTAAAGTTGGAATTTCAAGTGCTTTTGTTAAAATAGCTGTATGAGAAGTTTCTCCCATGTACTCCATTATTATTCCACTTAAATTCACACCACTATAATACATTTTTAAAAGCTCTGATGGTAAAAGTTCTCTGATTACTAAAATTTTCCCATTAAGATTTAAATATGCATTTTCTTCGTGAGTTAAATTCATTATAATTCTTTCACTGATATCTTTTATATCTAAAGCTCTTTGTTTATATATTGGATCTGCAATTTTTTCAAACATTTCTATATATTTGTTAGAAACTTTTTTTACAACAGCTTCTGCATTATTTTCTTCTTTTTTTATACCCTTTTTTATATCATTAATAAATTGAGGATCATCTAACATCATTATATGAACTGTTAAAATTTGTAAATCTTCTTTACTTATTTTTCCTTCTAAATTGCTTTTTATTTGCTTAATGTCATTTTTAGCTTTTTGAACACTTTCTAAAAATCTTTTAATTTCTTCATCTATTTTACTTGAGGCTATTTTATAGTTTTCAATATCTAATTTTTTCTTTCTTTCTATATAGGGTTGACCTATAACTATTCCTGGGAAAATACTTTTACCTATAATTACTCCCATTTTACTCACCCCTTGACCTTTATAATTGATATAAAAAATTATATCGTATTTCTCTACTTTTTTAAACTATTTATTTAATTATAATTTTTTTAAAAAAAGTATTGACATTTTTTTAGTTTTATATTATATTAATTTCAAGATTAGCACTCGCATAAGATGAGTGCTAATAAAAACTTTAAAAGGGTGGTTTTATGGTTGTCAGCGATAGAGAAAAGCTTGTTCTTAGTGCCATTATTGATTTTTACCTTCTTTCTGGAGAAACAATAGGTTCTAGAACTCTTGTTAAAAAGTATAATATCGATCTATCTTCTGCAACAATAAGAAATGTAATGTCTGATTTAGAAGACATGGGTTTCATTGTAAAAACTCATACGTCTTCTGGAAGAATACCCACAGATAAAGGTTACAAATTTTATTTAGAAGAGCTTTTAAAAGTAGAAAAGCTTTCAAGAGAAGAACAAGCACGAATAAATTCTGTTTATGAGATTAAAATGAGGGAGCTTGATTCTGTTTTGAAGAAAACTTCTATGCTTTTATCTAAATTAACTAATTATGTTGGAATAGTTATAGAACCAACTCACAAAAAAGAAAAAATAAAAAAAGTTGAGTTAGTTCATATTGATGACTATATGGCTATGGCTGTTATAGTTATGGAAAATAAAAGTGTTCGTACTAAGAAGATTTTCTTTGATGAGGTGTGCACTCAAGATGAGCTTTTTAAACTTTCACAAGAAATCAATAGAGAGATTAGAAATAATTTCATTGAATCTCACGAGATTGAAAAGATAATTGATTTTGTTTACGGTGAGGTAGAAGGAAAACTTTTTTTAGAAAATTCCTCTGAAATTTTCAAAGATAAACAAGTTAACGAAATTAGTGATGTTTTAGATATTTTTTCAAAAAGAGAAAAAATTAAAGAGCTTTTTGAAGAAGCTATAAAATCAAAACCTTTCAATGAAGGTGAGGTTAATGTTATCTTCGGTGAAGAGCTTGCTGTTAAAGGTTTAGAAGATTACAGCTTTGTTTATTCTGTTTACAATATGGATAATTCACCAGGTATAATTGGTGTAATGGGTCCTAAAAGAATGTCTTATTCAAAAACAATGGGATTAATACAACATGTTACTAAAGAGGTTAACAAAGTTATAAAAGAAATTGGTAATGAAGGAGATCATAATGACTGATAAAGATATAAAAGAAGAGATTGTTGAAGAAATAACAAATGACACTGAAGTGAAAAATGAAAATATATGTGAGCAAACTTCTCAAGAAGAAATAGAAAAATTAAAAACTGAAGTTGAAGATTGGAAAAATTCTTACTTAAGAAAGCAAGCAGAATTTCAAAACTTCACAAAAAGAAAAGAAAAAGAATTTGAAGACTTAAAAGCTTTTGCTTCTGAAAAAATAGTAGTAAAAGTTTTAGATATAATAGATAACTTAGAAAGAGCTATAACAGCTTCAGCTGAAACAAAAGATTTTGATTCTCTTGTTAAAGGTGTTGAGTTAACTCTTTCTCAAATGAAAAGCACTGTTACTAGCGAAGGTGTAGAAGCAATCGAAACAGAAAATGCTACTTTCGATCCTCATCTACATATGGCAGTAGCTGTAGAAGATTCAGCTGATTTTGCTAATGATGAAATCATTGCCGAGTTTCAAAAAGGTTATAAAATGAAGGGGAAGGTTATCAGACCCTCAATGGTTAAAGTTTGTAAAAAATAAAATTAAAAAATTCAGATATATTAGGAGGTTTTTTAAATGGCAAAAATTATAGGAATTGACTTAGGAACTACTAACTCATGTGTTGCAGTAATGGAAGGGGGATCAACAACTGTTATCCCTAACGCAGAAGGAGCTAGAACTACACCATCAGTTGTAAACATAAAAGATAACGGAGAAATTATTGTTGGAGAGATTGCTAAGAGACAAGCGATTACAAACCCTACATCAACTATTCTTTCAATCAAAACTCATATGGGAAGCGATTATAAGGTTAATATTCATGGAAAACAATATACTCCTCAAGAAATTTCAGCTATGATATTAAAAAAATTAAAATCTGATGCTGAATCATACTTAGGAGAAAAAGTAACTGAAGCAGTTATAACTGTTCCTGCTTACTTTACAGACGCTCAGAGACAAGCTACTAAAGATGCTGGTGTTATCGCTGGTTTAGATGTTAAAAGAATCATAAACGAACCTACTGCTGCTGCACTTGCATATGGTCTTGAAAAGGCTGGAAAAGAAGAGAAAGTTCTAGTATTCGACCTTGGTGGAGGAACATTTGACGTTTCTATTCTTGAGATTGCAGATGGTGTTATTGAAGTTATTTCAACTTCAGGTAACAATCATCTTGGAGGAGACAACTTCGACGATGTTGTTATCAAATATTTAGTTGAAGAGTTTAAAAAAGAAAATGGAATTGATTTAGCTAACGATAAAATGGCATACCAAAGACTTAAAGATGCTGCTGAGAAAGCTAAAAAAGAGTTATCTACTTTAATGGAAGCTCATATTTCTTTACCATTTATAACTATGGATGCAACTGGACCAAAACACTTAGATGTTAAATTAACTAGAGCTAAATTTAATGATTTAACTAAAGATTTAGTTGAAGCTACTCAAGTACCTACTAAAGATGCTTTAAAAGCTGCTGGATTAAACCCTTCTGAAATCGATGAGATTTTATTAGTTGGAGGATCTACAAGAATTCCTGCTGTTCAAGAGTGGGTTGAATCTTACTTCGGTAAAAAACCAAATAGAGGTATAAACCCAGATGAGGTTGTTGCTGAAGGAGCTGCTATTCAAGGTGGAGTTTTAATGGGAGACGTTAAAGATGTTTTACTTCTTGATGTAACTCCATTATCATTAGGAATCGAAACTTTAGGTGGAGTATTCACTAAAATCATCGAAAGAAACACTACTATCCCTGTAAAGAAATCACAAGTATTCTCAACTGCAGTTGACAATCAACCTGCTGTTACTATAAACGTATTACAAGGAGAAAGAGCTAAAGCTGCTGATAACCATAAATTAGGAGAATTTAACCTAGAAGGAATCCCAGCTGCTCCAAGAGGTGTTCCTCAAATTGAAGTTACTTTCGACATAGATGCTAATGGAATAGTTCATGTTTCTGCTAAAGATTTAGGAACAGGAAAAGAAAGTACTGTAACTATTTCAGGATCTACTAACTTATCATCAGATGAGATAGAAAGAATGAAAAAAGATGCTGAAGCTAATGAAGCTGAAGATAAAAAATTCAAAGAATTAGTTGAAACAAGAAACAAAGCTGATATGTTAATCGCTTCTACTGAAAAATCAGTAAAAGATTACGCTGAAAAAGTTACTGAAGATGAGAAAAAAGCTATTGAAACTGCTATAGAGGAACTTAAGCAAGTTAAAGATGGAGAAGATAAAGATGCTATTGAAGCTGCTATCGAGAAATTATCTCAAGCTGCACATAAATTA includes these proteins:
- the hrcA gene encoding heat-inducible transcriptional repressor HrcA encodes the protein MVVSDREKLVLSAIIDFYLLSGETIGSRTLVKKYNIDLSSATIRNVMSDLEDMGFIVKTHTSSGRIPTDKGYKFYLEELLKVEKLSREEQARINSVYEIKMRELDSVLKKTSMLLSKLTNYVGIVIEPTHKKEKIKKVELVHIDDYMAMAVIVMENKSVRTKKIFFDEVCTQDELFKLSQEINREIRNNFIESHEIEKIIDFVYGEVEGKLFLENSSEIFKDKQVNEISDVLDIFSKREKIKELFEEAIKSKPFNEGEVNVIFGEELAVKGLEDYSFVYSVYNMDNSPGIIGVMGPKRMSYSKTMGLIQHVTKEVNKVIKEIGNEGDHND
- the rplT gene encoding 50S ribosomal protein L20 yields the protein MRVKTGIVRRRRHKKVLKAAKGFRGASGDVFKQAKQAVMRAEAFSTRDRKVRKRKMRQLWIIRINAAARINGLTYSTLMNGLKRAGIELDRKVLADIALNNAAEFAKLAETAKAAL
- the dnaK gene encoding molecular chaperone DnaK; translation: MAKIIGIDLGTTNSCVAVMEGGSTTVIPNAEGARTTPSVVNIKDNGEIIVGEIAKRQAITNPTSTILSIKTHMGSDYKVNIHGKQYTPQEISAMILKKLKSDAESYLGEKVTEAVITVPAYFTDAQRQATKDAGVIAGLDVKRIINEPTAAALAYGLEKAGKEEKVLVFDLGGGTFDVSILEIADGVIEVISTSGNNHLGGDNFDDVVIKYLVEEFKKENGIDLANDKMAYQRLKDAAEKAKKELSTLMEAHISLPFITMDATGPKHLDVKLTRAKFNDLTKDLVEATQVPTKDALKAAGLNPSEIDEILLVGGSTRIPAVQEWVESYFGKKPNRGINPDEVVAEGAAIQGGVLMGDVKDVLLLDVTPLSLGIETLGGVFTKIIERNTTIPVKKSQVFSTAVDNQPAVTINVLQGERAKAADNHKLGEFNLEGIPAAPRGVPQIEVTFDIDANGIVHVSAKDLGTGKESTVTISGSTNLSSDEIERMKKDAEANEAEDKKFKELVETRNKADMLIASTEKSVKDYAEKVTEDEKKAIETAIEELKQVKDGEDKDAIEAAIEKLSQAAHKLAEEIYKDAQAKQQGGAAPENNANDDVADAEIVD
- the infC gene encoding translation initiation factor IF-3; its protein translation is MSIISDKVRINEKIRGRELRIISETGEQLGIMSSAEALELAMQKELDLVEISPNAAPPVCKIMDYGKYKYEQTRKAKEAKKNQKQVIVKEVKFRARIDQHDMDTKIAQVKKFLEKDNKVKITLVQYGRERMYADQGIEMLDQISERFVEVADVDKKYNDKQKYLILSPKK
- a CDS encoding HPr family phosphocarrier protein, whose translation is MKRVEVTIKNKAGLHARPSSLFVQTASKYDSDINVIFEDEVINGKSIMGLMLLAAEQGRVLTLECDGADEDEMIADLIDLIEVKKFNEE
- the ptsP gene encoding phosphoenolpyruvate--protein phosphotransferase, which produces MGVIIGKSIFPGIVIGQPYIERKKKLDIENYKIASSKIDEEIKRFLESVQKAKNDIKQIKSNLEGKISKEDLQILTVHIMMLDDPQFINDIKKGIKKEENNAEAVVKKVSNKYIEMFEKIADPIYKQRALDIKDISERIIMNLTHEENAYLNLNGKILVIRELLPSELLKMYYSGVNLSGIIMEYMGETSHTAILTKALEIPTLMGGNDIFSVDWGDQIILDTTKIEGKVVTNPDIKTLNKFEEEKNRYKNKIKEINESIDKETITLDGERVCLYLNIGARLDITQVSRKRPDGIGLLRTELIYMDAIEFPDEDKQKKIYENIAREFDQSHLNKPIVIRTLDIGADKKLSYYKMVDEENPSLGCRGMRLTLSDKDLFKNQIKGILRAAKHHNIKMMYPMITNLREIQEARELVDQCKAELLQEGKEFKEDIEIGMMVEVPSNVMLADIFIDHVDFFSIGTNDLTQYILATDRYSPIAEKLYDSYDPAVMRAIEIVTNAGIKKNKKVSVCGEMAGEELAAIALLSFGVRDLSMIPAYIPKIRNLVRKIKISELKIIKENILKSKDSQEVKNILSEYLEKIEGRN
- the grpE gene encoding nucleotide exchange factor GrpE — its product is MTDKDIKEEIVEEITNDTEVKNENICEQTSQEEIEKLKTEVEDWKNSYLRKQAEFQNFTKRKEKEFEDLKAFASEKIVVKVLDIIDNLERAITASAETKDFDSLVKGVELTLSQMKSTVTSEGVEAIETENATFDPHLHMAVAVEDSADFANDEIIAEFQKGYKMKGKVIRPSMVKVCKK
- a CDS encoding tetratricopeptide repeat protein; the protein is MLRKKILKRIDVNNQDLLNQEQEIRFQLLTKANDIENLKKLGTILFYKRDCDGALEIYEKLRALGKKDSDTIGFLGYLNYELGNYTKSINYFNTFLDNKPGDAFVYFLLGNAYSRAGKIVEAISSYDFAIFLDLDIYNAHLDFAKEYEFLGRYKKSLNEYIAAYEIDPRDKEIKEKIEYLKEKIKIN
- the ispH gene encoding 4-hydroxy-3-methylbut-2-enyl diphosphate reductase, whose translation is MEIVRAEKMGFCFGVKKAVETCYKISNYKDKKKYILGMVVHNKDVVREMENIGFVTVNEEDILNGKDSLKKGDIIIIRAHGTTSQIVEILKNKEVEIYDATCIFVDKIKEILLEQEALGDEIIFIGDKEHPEVKGIISFGKKVKVFKNLKELKENPVDSSKEYSVLTQTTLNKSKFLEIKEYLEKNYSKAKIFDRICGATSERQEATKKLAKECDIVIVIGDLKSSNSKKLLEVALAENLKSYLVQNETELDLSIFSKNMKVGITAGASTPEDIIKKIENKIRGNFDV
- a CDS encoding S1 RNA-binding domain-containing protein, which produces MSNFDYYEEFEALLNEYMPVKEDEEIKKKVTGTIMNMDRNFTYLEVPGEPKAIRVRTEELTDYNVGDEVEVLVVSQAEEDDSLVLIGSKRRIDMEIGAEKLEAAYKNHDIITGKILKRVKGGYIVDVFHQQSFLPNSLSEIPVEQGENFVGKEIAVIVKEVKEDKKGKKVLLSRKEIVAAKELEAIDKLSIGEVVKATVLEVLDFGLTVKLDGTRGFIHISEVDWKKTGDLHKLYKVGQVIEAKIIEIEREKRNVKLSIKALTKNPWEIIAENNKVGQEVTGKVTRIVNYGAFVELIPGVEGLIHSSDFSWTSKKVNVNNFVKLGDEVKVVITELNPQERKLKLGIKQLSSNPWENAAEKFAVGKTVEGTVVEVKPFGIFVQVEEGVDGFIHNSDFAWVGSKKYSKGDKVEFKVVELNLEDQKIKGSIKDLTKNPWDIALENYKVGNRVEKEIKNIQDFGMFVKLGEGVDGFIPTQLASKDFIKSLKDSFKVGQMVLAEIVEIDTEKKRIKLSIKKVQLEKEKNENKELIEKYGTSSSEE
- the rpmI gene encoding 50S ribosomal protein L35; its protein translation is MPKMKTHRGARKRIKVTGTGKFVVKKPGKSHILTKKSRKRKNRLKKDTVITSTLEKHLKGLLPYGVGR